One Dysgonomonadaceae bacterium PH5-43 DNA segment encodes these proteins:
- a CDS encoding small subunit ribosomal protein S18 (product_source=KO:K02963; cath_funfam=4.10.640.10; cog=COG0238; ko=KO:K02963; pfam=PF01084; superfamily=46911; tigrfam=TIGR00165): MAANNNSEIRYLTPPTVDVKKKKYCRFKKSGIKFIDYKDPEFLKKFLNEQGKILPRRITGTSQKFQHRVAQAVKRARHLALLPYVTDLMK; this comes from the coding sequence ATGGCAGCAAACAACAACTCAGAAATTCGTTACTTAACTCCTCCAACAGTTGATGTTAAGAAGAAAAAGTATTGTCGCTTCAAAAAAAGCGGAATCAAATTTATTGATTATAAAGATCCAGAATTCTTGAAGAAATTCTTAAACGAACAAGGAAAAATACTTCCTCGTCGTATCACTGGAACTTCTCAGAAATTCCAACACCGTGTTGCTCAAGCAGTGAAGAGAGCTCGTCATTTAGCTTTACTTCCTTATGTTACTGATTTGATGAAATAA
- a CDS encoding large subunit ribosomal protein L9 (product_source=KO:K02939; cath_funfam=3.10.430.100,3.40.5.10; cog=COG0359; ko=KO:K02939; pfam=PF01281,PF03948; superfamily=55653,55658; tigrfam=TIGR00158), translated as MQVILLEDINNLGYKDDIVTVKSGYGRNYLIPQKKAVIASESAKKVLAENLRQRAHKLEKIKADAQALADKLQGVSLTIGTKTSSSGTIFGSVSNIQIAEELAKKGFEVERKQIVIKETIKEVGNYVAIAKLHKEVSVEIPFEVVSE; from the coding sequence ATGCAAGTAATATTATTAGAAGACATAAACAACCTTGGATACAAGGACGATATTGTTACCGTTAAGTCGGGTTATGGAAGAAATTATCTGATTCCTCAAAAGAAAGCTGTTATTGCTTCTGAATCAGCTAAAAAAGTTTTAGCAGAAAATCTTCGTCAAAGAGCACACAAATTGGAAAAAATCAAAGCTGACGCTCAAGCATTAGCTGATAAACTTCAAGGTGTATCTCTTACTATCGGAACTAAAACAAGTTCTTCTGGCACTATCTTCGGCTCTGTATCTAACATACAAATAGCAGAAGAATTGGCTAAGAAAGGTTTTGAAGTAGAAAGAAAACAAATAGTTATCAAAGAAACTATCAAAGAAGTTGGCAACTATGTTGCTATCGCTAAACTTCACAAAGAAGTTTCTGTTGAAATTCCTTTTGAAGTAGTTTCTGAATAA
- a CDS encoding putative DNA-binding transcriptional regulator YafY (product_source=COG2378; cath_funfam=3.10.20.90; cog=COG2378; pfam=PF13280; superfamily=46785), which yields MARIHHLQRNLLAIHKIRTTPYIRFSELTSYLEKELNLRGIYDTGLSRRTIQRDIKNIRTDFGIDIVYCRRNQGYYIEDATIRSDIDRYLDSIDVLSSLNSETGIPNFVLPEKHRPMGTQHLYSLIHAIKNAICISFSYLKFDPVESSFREVEPYAVKECRGRWYLVARTKKDNCLKTYGLDRISDLVILDETFTKDSTIDVVEKFKYSYGIYSSDEYPVEDVILSFDARDGSYLKSLPLHHSQEVITDNKDEFVIRLRLKVTLDFIMELMSRSWSLRVIEPLSLREEVLAICKSALERNSL from the coding sequence ATGGCACGCATTCATCACTTGCAACGTAATTTATTGGCAATACATAAGATTCGGACTACGCCCTATATAAGATTCTCAGAGCTTACCTCTTATCTCGAAAAGGAATTAAACCTACGAGGGATATACGATACAGGGCTATCGCGCCGAACTATACAACGAGATATTAAGAATATTAGAACTGATTTTGGTATAGATATAGTATATTGCCGTCGCAATCAAGGCTACTATATCGAAGATGCTACAATACGTTCAGACATAGACCGTTATTTAGATTCGATTGATGTACTTTCCTCTCTCAATTCTGAAACAGGAATACCTAATTTTGTGCTGCCAGAAAAACATCGTCCTATGGGAACGCAACATCTTTATTCTCTTATTCATGCGATTAAAAATGCTATATGCATCTCTTTTTCGTACCTGAAATTTGATCCTGTAGAGTCTTCTTTTCGAGAAGTTGAACCATACGCTGTTAAAGAGTGTCGAGGTAGATGGTATCTGGTTGCTCGAACAAAAAAAGATAATTGTCTGAAAACATACGGCCTGGATAGGATAAGCGATCTTGTTATTTTAGACGAAACTTTTACGAAAGATAGTACGATAGATGTGGTTGAAAAGTTTAAGTATAGCTATGGCATTTATTCATCGGACGAATATCCAGTTGAAGATGTAATACTCTCTTTTGATGCTAGAGACGGTAGCTACTTAAAGTCTTTACCCTTACATCATAGTCAAGAGGTGATAACAGATAATAAAGACGAGTTTGTTATTAGGTTACGACTCAAAGTAACTCTTGATTTTATTATGGAGTTGATGTCTCGGAGTTGGTCATTAAGGGTGATAGAGCCATTGTCTCTTCGAGAAGAGGTGCTTGCTATTTGTAAGTCTGCATTGGAAAGGAATAGTCTTTAA
- a CDS encoding hypothetical protein (product_source=Hypo-rule applied; cath_funfam=1.10.238.10) — protein sequence MKKEDFRNLLQSVGVNTFIKYFDIFKANSQERSNIAIKDAFAKGGENWTPNSMNTKASIGKKIFLLEKEEDALNYIINGASDAVNTRTREDAKRLAKPAKEILEKRIEYDNNTLTKKFRSRLKTQDRSNNKDKFSTRRFVTLFKNEKFFKEWINKQVDNVIVLSANDEFILEEIKSIYKTADGTWKFEVNTGGSFDLFTRTADGSLRPMSKGLHIDSLVLDHVVSMREILEENRNEMTIITSFKDEHFNEVKEDIKKELRLLDSKIHLQIMEKSENAKKSDK from the coding sequence ATGAAAAAAGAAGATTTTAGAAATCTATTGCAATCGGTTGGTGTAAATACATTTATTAAGTATTTTGATATTTTTAAGGCAAATAGCCAAGAGAGATCCAACATTGCTATTAAAGACGCGTTTGCCAAAGGAGGAGAAAATTGGACGCCAAATTCAATGAATACTAAAGCTAGTATAGGAAAGAAGATTTTCCTGTTGGAGAAAGAGGAAGATGCATTAAATTACATTATTAATGGGGCTTCAGATGCTGTCAATACTCGAACAAGGGAAGATGCAAAAAGACTAGCAAAACCAGCAAAAGAAATACTTGAAAAGCGTATTGAATATGACAATAATACACTCACTAAAAAATTTAGGAGTCGCTTAAAAACGCAAGATCGTTCAAACAATAAAGATAAATTTTCAACAAGACGATTTGTAACGTTATTTAAGAATGAAAAATTTTTCAAAGAATGGATAAACAAGCAAGTAGATAATGTTATTGTTCTATCTGCTAATGACGAATTTATATTGGAAGAAATAAAATCTATTTATAAAACTGCCGACGGGACTTGGAAATTTGAGGTTAACACGGGAGGCTCTTTTGATTTGTTCACAAGAACAGCAGATGGCAGCTTACGTCCCATGAGTAAAGGTCTTCATATTGATAGCCTCGTACTAGATCATGTCGTTTCAATGAGAGAGATTTTAGAAGAGAACCGGAACGAAATGACTATTATCACTTCTTTTAAAGATGAGCATTTTAATGAAGTTAAAGAAGATATTAAAAAAGAACTGAGATTGTTAGACAGTAAAATACATTTGCAAATAATGGAAAAAAGCGAAAACGCAAAAAAAAGTGACAAATAA
- a CDS encoding Flp pilus assembly protein TadD (product_source=COG5010; cath_funfam=1.25.40.10; cog=COG5010; pfam=PF13431; smart=SM00028; superfamily=103088,48452), with protein MKKRISLHLLSFFVIVGVLTSCKSGLSPLTSSYIKAEPQPLELIAGKVPVTINATFPANWFNKKASLTVIPVLRYEGGEAWGTAYNYQGEKVAGNGQVIPQKKGANVVLKTSFDYTPEMQCSQLYLTFKTKVGNKTVELPDVKIGDGVLATAALLSIESETPAIAPDKFQRIIKEAHNANIMFVIQQAELRSSELKKNEVIDWKDIVAGANEAANKNVDIEISSYASPDGGYELNEKLAEKREANTEKYLAKELKKAKVDAPINARYTAQDWEGFKELVEKSNIQDKDLILRVLSMYSDSEQREREIKNISAVYSSLTDQILPQLRRSRLTANIEIIGKSDEEISYLSANNPKELNIEELLYSATLVNTSNEKERIYKKVVELYPRDARAYNNLGVTEYVKGNLTTAEAYFNRATEVAKLPETNLNLGYIALSKGDTDKAQELFGSAAGVPELDNAMAYLSVVNGNYAQAANTFSGSISNNAAVAQLMSKDYNKAGSTLNAIATPDATTYYLKAILGARTNNLKDVTTNLKQSISLNPNMASKALNDVEFVKYITNKDFLNAVLR; from the coding sequence ATGAAAAAAAGAATTAGCTTACATCTATTAAGTTTTTTCGTTATCGTAGGAGTTCTCACTTCTTGTAAAAGTGGACTATCTCCTTTAACTTCGAGCTATATCAAAGCCGAGCCACAGCCACTTGAGTTAATAGCAGGAAAAGTGCCTGTTACTATTAATGCTACATTCCCTGCAAATTGGTTTAATAAAAAAGCTAGTCTGACTGTAATCCCTGTTCTTCGTTACGAAGGTGGTGAAGCTTGGGGAACTGCATACAACTATCAAGGAGAAAAAGTTGCCGGTAACGGACAAGTTATTCCTCAAAAAAAGGGAGCTAACGTAGTGCTTAAAACTTCGTTTGACTACACTCCTGAGATGCAATGCTCTCAGTTATATCTCACTTTCAAAACTAAAGTAGGAAACAAAACTGTAGAACTTCCTGATGTAAAAATTGGAGATGGAGTATTAGCTACTGCTGCTCTATTAAGTATAGAATCTGAAACTCCAGCTATTGCACCTGATAAATTCCAAAGAATAATTAAAGAAGCTCACAACGCTAATATTATGTTTGTTATTCAACAAGCAGAACTTCGTTCAAGCGAGTTAAAGAAAAACGAAGTTATTGATTGGAAAGACATAGTTGCTGGTGCTAACGAAGCTGCGAACAAAAACGTAGACATAGAAATATCTTCTTATGCTTCGCCAGATGGAGGTTACGAACTTAATGAAAAATTGGCTGAAAAAAGAGAAGCTAATACAGAAAAGTATCTTGCAAAAGAATTAAAGAAAGCTAAAGTAGATGCTCCTATCAATGCAAGATATACAGCACAAGACTGGGAAGGGTTCAAAGAATTAGTAGAAAAATCAAACATTCAAGATAAAGACCTTATCTTAAGAGTTCTTTCTATGTATTCTGATTCAGAACAAAGAGAGCGTGAAATAAAAAATATTTCGGCTGTTTACTCTTCATTAACCGACCAAATTTTACCTCAATTACGCCGTTCTCGCTTAACTGCAAATATTGAAATTATAGGAAAATCAGATGAAGAAATCTCTTACTTATCTGCAAACAACCCTAAAGAACTTAATATTGAAGAGCTTCTTTATTCGGCTACTTTAGTAAATACTTCTAACGAAAAAGAACGCATCTACAAAAAAGTTGTAGAACTATATCCTCGCGATGCAAGAGCTTACAACAACCTTGGAGTTACTGAGTATGTAAAAGGAAATCTTACAACTGCTGAAGCTTACTTTAATAGAGCAACAGAAGTTGCAAAACTTCCAGAAACTAATCTTAACTTAGGTTACATAGCCTTAAGCAAAGGAGACACTGATAAAGCTCAAGAATTGTTTGGCAGCGCAGCCGGAGTTCCTGAATTAGACAATGCAATGGCTTACTTATCTGTAGTAAACGGAAATTACGCTCAAGCAGCTAATACATTTAGCGGTTCTATAAGCAACAACGCTGCTGTAGCTCAATTAATGTCGAAAGACTACAATAAAGCAGGAAGCACATTAAATGCAATAGCAACTCCTGATGCAACTACATACTATCTGAAAGCAATTTTAGGAGCAAGAACAAACAATCTTAAAGATGTAACAACTAACTTAAAACAATCAATTAGCTTAAATCCAAATATGGCATCTAAAGCTCTTAACGATGTTGAGTTTGTTAAATACATTACAAATAAAGATTTTCTTAATGCTGTTTTAAGATAA
- a CDS encoding small subunit ribosomal protein S6 (product_source=KO:K02990; cath_funfam=3.30.70.60; cog=COG0360; ko=KO:K02990; pfam=PF01250; superfamily=54995; tigrfam=TIGR00166) yields MNSYETVFILTPVLSDVQMKEAVEKFRSILTADGAEIVNEENWGLRKLAYPIQKKSTGFYSLIEFKANPETIAKLETQFRRDEKVLRFLTFRQDKYFAEYAAKRRNKTKETKKD; encoded by the coding sequence ATGAACAGTTACGAAACCGTTTTCATTTTAACTCCCGTTTTATCTGACGTTCAGATGAAGGAAGCGGTAGAAAAATTCAGAAGCATTCTTACTGCTGATGGTGCAGAGATTGTTAATGAAGAGAATTGGGGTTTGCGCAAATTAGCGTATCCTATTCAGAAAAAATCTACCGGATTTTATTCTTTGATTGAATTTAAAGCTAATCCTGAAACAATCGCAAAATTGGAAACTCAATTCCGTCGCGATGAAAAGGTATTACGCTTCTTAACATTCCGTCAAGATAAGTATTTTGCTGAATATGCAGCTAAGAGAAGAAACAAAACAAAAGAAACTAAAAAGGACTAA